One window from the genome of Planctomycetota bacterium encodes:
- a CDS encoding arsenate reductase (azurin) small subunit: MNEQRHTSAAQGAGFCPRAISRRQMLLGGGSAVAVVVLGALPGGTLAGLGDQIVKLASYPRRKIGTISGLGVGQPVALAYPYDDTRCMLVKLGVAAGGGVGPENDIVCFTTICTHMGGPLEGTYKPEHQVLGACPMHLTTFDLTRHGMVVSGHATESLPQIVLETDGDDLYAVGVMGLIYGHSANLDLSAHARES, encoded by the coding sequence ATGAACGAGCAACGCCATACATCCGCAGCCCAGGGTGCGGGCTTTTGTCCGCGGGCGATCAGTCGGCGGCAGATGCTGCTGGGCGGCGGCAGTGCCGTGGCGGTGGTGGTCCTGGGGGCGCTGCCCGGCGGGACGCTGGCCGGTCTCGGCGACCAGATCGTCAAGCTGGCCAGCTATCCGCGTCGGAAGATCGGCACGATCTCGGGGCTGGGCGTCGGCCAGCCGGTGGCGCTGGCCTATCCCTACGACGACACGCGCTGCATGTTGGTCAAGCTCGGCGTCGCCGCCGGCGGTGGGGTCGGGCCTGAGAACGACATCGTCTGCTTCACCACCATCTGCACGCACATGGGTGGCCCACTCGAAGGCACATACAAGCCCGAGCACCAGGTTCTGGGCGCCTGCCCGATGCACCTGACCACCTTCGACCTGACGCGCCACGGCATGGTTGTCTCCGGCCACGCCACCGAGTCGCTGCCGCAGATCGTGCTCGAAACCGATGGCGACGACCTTTACGCCGTCGGTGTCATGGGCCTGATTTACGGCCACAGCGCGAACCTCGATCTGTCCGCCCACGCAAGGGAAAGCTAA
- a CDS encoding c-type cytochrome, protein MSTAMEHIRHMKIGIGLWVVIMGFGVSASAVEEATIPLGYQHIGNSDCFGCHRYDSRLVGPAFKDVAERYREDPAAPQKLVKKIREGGAGNWGPIPMAPHPTLTDEQLRQIVQWILSGQQPPTEAVPAQGPAIALPTAPAEAVEYKHLIRVEGLAPITHLPPPPVPADNPMTEPKVALGRLLFFDGRLSGDGRSSCFVCHNPQLGWGDGGGISRGYPGSLHWRNSQTLLNSAHYNKLFWDSSSMSLETQAKSAATGGVGGNGDESMLEMRLRFIPEYVEAFRAVFGTDQPRMKQTWMAIAAFERTLVSDPKQVPYDRYIAGDQAALSDSAQRGMKLFHGKAGCVACHNGPLASDQKLYVLGVPENPQVQSDPLAQITHRYEQYIKGMAHDVYAAADRDHGLYYVTKHPRDKGKFRTPSLRELRYTGPYMHNGMFTTLEQVIDFYDAGGGEAANKSPLLRPLGLSAQDKQDLIVFLEALSMEQPLTMPIPPTPPYQPLEQESTR, encoded by the coding sequence ATGAGCACCGCCATGGAACATATAAGACACATGAAGATTGGAATCGGCCTGTGGGTCGTGATCATGGGGTTCGGCGTAAGCGCCAGCGCCGTCGAGGAGGCGACAATTCCCCTGGGATATCAGCACATCGGCAACAGCGACTGTTTCGGCTGCCACCGATACGATTCGAGGCTGGTCGGTCCGGCGTTCAAAGACGTGGCCGAGCGCTACCGTGAGGATCCCGCGGCGCCGCAGAAGCTGGTCAAGAAGATCCGCGAAGGCGGGGCAGGCAATTGGGGACCGATCCCGATGGCGCCGCATCCGACGCTGACCGACGAGCAGCTTCGCCAGATCGTGCAGTGGATTCTCTCGGGTCAGCAGCCGCCGACCGAGGCGGTGCCCGCACAGGGTCCAGCGATCGCGCTGCCAACGGCGCCGGCCGAGGCGGTCGAGTACAAGCACCTGATTCGCGTCGAGGGTCTGGCGCCGATCACGCATCTGCCACCACCGCCTGTGCCGGCGGACAACCCGATGACCGAGCCGAAGGTCGCGCTCGGCCGGCTGCTGTTTTTCGACGGCCGGCTCAGCGGCGACGGACGCAGCAGTTGCTTCGTATGTCACAATCCGCAGTTGGGCTGGGGCGACGGCGGCGGGATATCGCGCGGCTATCCCGGATCGCTGCACTGGCGCAACTCCCAGACGCTGCTGAACTCGGCGCATTACAACAAGCTGTTCTGGGACAGCAGTTCGATGAGCCTGGAGACCCAGGCCAAATCTGCGGCGACCGGCGGCGTCGGCGGCAACGGCGACGAGTCCATGCTCGAGATGCGCCTGCGGTTCATCCCCGAATACGTCGAGGCCTTCCGCGCCGTCTTCGGGACCGATCAGCCGCGCATGAAGCAGACATGGATGGCGATTGCCGCCTTCGAGCGCACGCTGGTGTCGGACCCGAAGCAGGTGCCGTACGACCGCTATATCGCCGGCGATCAGGCGGCGCTGAGCGACTCGGCGCAGCGCGGCATGAAGCTGTTTCACGGCAAGGCCGGTTGCGTTGCGTGCCACAACGGCCCGCTGGCCTCGGACCAGAAGCTCTACGTCCTGGGCGTGCCGGAGAATCCGCAGGTGCAAAGCGACCCGCTGGCGCAGATCACCCACCGCTACGAACAGTACATCAAGGGCATGGCCCACGACGTGTACGCTGCCGCCGACCGTGACCACGGCTTGTACTACGTGACCAAACACCCGCGCGACAAGGGCAAGTTCCGTACGCCGTCGCTGCGCGAGCTACGCTACACCGGGCCGTATATGCACAACGGTATGTTCACGACGCTGGAGCAGGTGATTGATTTCTACGATGCCGGCGGCGGCGAGGCGGCGAACAAGTCGCCGTTGCTGCGCCCGCTGGGGCTCAGCGCGCAGGACAAGCAAGACCTGATCGTTTTTCTGGAAGCGCTGAGTATGGAGCAGCCGCTGACGATGCCGATTCCCCCCACCCCGCCGTATCAGCCCCTGGAACAGGAGTCGACCCGATGA